The following proteins are co-located in the Fusobacterium perfoetens genome:
- a CDS encoding ankyrin repeat domain-containing protein, which produces MSIITVEEKDSKGFTILHLAVQEGKYEFVDALMYHGADPNVENKNHETPLHIAAKKDFHKIFKLLWEYGADLEQEDYKGRTPKDIALENSSKRVLREIEEIEED; this is translated from the coding sequence TTGAGTATTATTACTGTTGAAGAAAAGGATTCAAAAGGATTCACTATTCTGCATTTAGCTGTTCAAGAGGGAAAATATGAGTTTGTTGATGCTTTAATGTATCACGGAGCTGATCCAAATGTAGAAAATAAAAATCATGAAACACCTCTACATATAGCAGCCAAAAAAGATTTTCACAAAATTTTTAAATTACTTTGGGAATACGGAGCAGATTTAGAACAAGAGGACTACAAGGGAAGAACTCCTAAAGATATTGCTTTAGAAAATTCTAGTAAAAGAGTTTTAAGAGAGATAGAAGAAATCGAAGAAGATTAA